One Halioglobus japonicus DNA segment encodes these proteins:
- a CDS encoding condensin complex protein MksE — protein MNPEEDLFTTIIEKLLTGAFICSYSDSIAFEQLESESYRSSVNDYLRKIGRSLAATNSGGAYYAVYTSIQSNTRRQSVRAQFREIVNDLEPVSRWLKLVMATLSLDASIQPGDSLKQSELLAALENSQPLVDDLSTITRVGTFQTKKTSPADQVRVVLERLGEKGYLCPQSSGLVYTATGKWDYFYEVADFIATHERLDEEYSDEEQIGLPV, from the coding sequence ATGAATCCCGAAGAAGACCTGTTCACAACTATTATTGAGAAACTGCTTACCGGAGCATTTATCTGTAGTTATAGCGATAGCATTGCTTTTGAGCAGTTAGAAAGTGAGAGCTATCGCTCCAGTGTAAATGATTACCTGAGGAAGATCGGTAGATCACTCGCCGCAACAAATAGCGGAGGCGCATACTACGCGGTATACACCAGCATTCAGTCTAATACTAGGCGACAAAGCGTCCGTGCACAGTTTCGAGAAATTGTGAACGACTTGGAGCCTGTGAGCCGATGGCTCAAACTCGTAATGGCCACTCTCTCACTTGATGCGAGCATCCAACCAGGCGACTCATTGAAACAGAGTGAGTTGCTCGCAGCATTAGAGAATTCGCAGCCGCTGGTGGACGACCTTTCAACAATCACTCGGGTAGGAACATTTCAAACCAAAAAGACCTCTCCCGCTGACCAAGTACGCGTTGTTCTAGAGCGTCTAGGGGAAAAAGGCTATCTATGTCCTCAATCCAGTGGTCTCGTCTATACAGCTACGGGAAAGTGGGACTACTTCTACGAAGTGGCAGATTTTATCGCTACGCATGAACGTCTAGATGAGGAATATTCAGACGAAGAGCAGATTGGGCTGCCGGTATGA
- a CDS encoding DUF7281 domain-containing protein, translated as MLTGKQYLLIKNMLDRRDRRTILSSAWLELHNEYGLGKPVGKHMIQWTRDDHKKWREIIAPREMAREAADLGADRTSVAKYTPDEKISKVSVREGRVFCQAIHTNLFLKQGPIEVYPEVEYVVSQDDIDLQKYGAILIVENLEAYIYCHSFVFADLNYLTLVVYRGHDASARAVNALLERTPERMKVIIFPDADPAGVSIAMSTETASHVIVPDLFCLSAEDSVGERFSKQLAKFPDLRDRAKSHSIDFQEYVDHLLNRGYAVSQERLCSRHIRLNTLVLRMGSTSTQCTSSTFERLKKSIDFGM; from the coding sequence ATGCTAACTGGTAAGCAATATTTGTTGATCAAGAATATGCTCGACCGCCGAGATCGACGAACGATCCTATCGTCAGCGTGGCTTGAACTCCACAATGAATATGGCTTAGGAAAGCCGGTTGGGAAGCACATGATTCAGTGGACAAGGGATGACCACAAGAAGTGGCGTGAGATCATTGCACCGAGAGAGATGGCGCGAGAAGCAGCTGATCTTGGAGCAGATAGGACATCCGTTGCGAAATACACTCCAGATGAAAAAATAAGTAAAGTTTCAGTGCGGGAGGGGCGAGTCTTTTGCCAAGCGATTCACACTAATCTGTTTCTGAAACAAGGGCCTATAGAAGTCTACCCGGAAGTAGAGTATGTGGTCAGTCAAGACGATATAGACCTACAGAAATATGGAGCAATACTAATCGTCGAGAACCTGGAAGCCTATATCTATTGCCACAGCTTCGTCTTTGCGGACCTGAATTATCTGACGTTGGTGGTTTATCGGGGGCATGATGCTTCAGCTAGGGCTGTAAACGCCCTGCTGGAAAGAACACCAGAGCGAATGAAAGTAATCATTTTCCCCGATGCCGATCCCGCTGGCGTCTCAATAGCCATGTCCACAGAAACGGCTTCCCATGTGATAGTTCCTGATCTATTTTGTCTTAGCGCTGAAGACTCTGTAGGTGAACGTTTCTCTAAGCAACTCGCCAAGTTTCCAGACTTGCGAGATCGGGCAAAAAGCCACTCTATAGACTTCCAAGAATATGTTGACCACTTACTAAACCGAGGATATGCAGTTAGCCAAGAGCGGCTGTGCTCGCGTCACATCCGTTTGAACACTCTAGTTTTACGTATGGGGTCAACGTCCACACAGTGCACGTCATCGACTTTTGAGCGCTTGAAAAAGTCTATTGACTTTGGAATGTAG
- a CDS encoding arylsulfatase produces the protein MKSKNLILWVAALILSIASRVTDAAGTEIDRTRLPIPQPAPAPVTALLPEDVELPTPWEVRAPEGAPNVVIILLDDIGFGAPSPFGGPVSMPTLQQLADTGISYNRFHTIALCAPTRAALKSGRNHHRVNMGSIPEIATGYSGNTTVVPNNAAPIAEILRQNGYNTGAFGKWHETPGRETTAAGPQTRWPTRQGFEKFYGFIGAEENMYEPSLHDGVTVIDFPDKPGYHLLEDMTDQAISWVRQQQGLRPDKPFFIYYSSAGSHSPHQVASEWIERYRGKFDQGWDVTREKTHRDQIALGVVPKGTQLPPKPASVPDWNDLSDDQRRIFARQAEVFAAFTEYADYQAGRLLEAIDDLGELDNTLVFYISGDNGTSSEGNQTGHWNWGHFLNGVPETTEEQLEYLDEWGGPTTYAHMAVGWAIAFDAPFAFTKQVAGDFGGTRNGTVVHWPSGIKAKGELREQFTHVIDVVPTILEATGIPEPEMVDGVTQIPIQGTSMMYSFDNANAPERHTTQYFEVVGNRGLYQDGWLARTTVKLPWESEKMNSVAADDGWELYNTLADFSLTNNLADEYPERLASMKATFMKEAVANQVLPLDDRLLERLLPSVAGRPTMMGERTELDLYPGSWDLVEDSILSFKNVSSSVIADLSVSKDLKADGVIIAQGSRFGGWSFYIEDGYPCYTYNNLGDLVTVKSKRRLPPGDSEMRLDIDYDGGGAGKGALMKLSVNGKVMATERLESTVASRFSIDEGTDVGMDRGSPVIQRQLNDRRFSAFNGTINKVTLAIYPD, from the coding sequence ATGAAGAGCAAAAACTTAATCCTCTGGGTGGCTGCATTGATACTGTCCATCGCGTCCCGAGTCACGGACGCAGCTGGAACTGAAATTGATAGAACTCGATTACCAATACCACAACCTGCGCCTGCACCGGTGACAGCACTACTGCCCGAAGACGTAGAGCTGCCTACACCCTGGGAGGTGCGGGCACCCGAAGGAGCACCGAATGTTGTGATCATTTTGCTTGACGACATCGGCTTTGGAGCCCCCTCACCTTTCGGTGGACCTGTCTCGATGCCGACGCTGCAGCAATTGGCGGATACCGGAATCAGCTACAACCGTTTTCATACGATAGCACTTTGCGCGCCCACTCGGGCTGCGCTGAAATCAGGGCGCAACCACCATAGGGTGAATATGGGCTCGATTCCTGAGATAGCTACCGGTTATTCGGGCAACACCACGGTCGTACCGAACAACGCTGCTCCCATTGCGGAAATTCTGCGACAAAACGGCTATAACACTGGCGCATTCGGAAAGTGGCACGAAACACCAGGGCGTGAAACTACCGCTGCGGGCCCTCAAACACGGTGGCCTACACGTCAGGGTTTTGAAAAATTTTATGGCTTTATTGGCGCTGAAGAGAACATGTATGAGCCCTCTCTGCACGACGGCGTTACGGTCATCGACTTTCCCGACAAGCCCGGGTATCACTTGCTCGAAGACATGACCGATCAAGCGATAAGCTGGGTTCGGCAACAACAGGGTTTACGCCCCGACAAGCCATTCTTTATTTACTACTCCTCTGCAGGGTCTCACTCACCTCACCAAGTCGCGTCCGAATGGATTGAGAGATACCGGGGTAAGTTCGATCAGGGATGGGATGTGACTCGTGAGAAGACCCATCGTGACCAGATAGCGCTGGGAGTGGTTCCGAAAGGTACACAGCTTCCTCCCAAGCCGGCTAGCGTGCCTGACTGGAATGATCTCTCTGACGACCAGCGGCGGATATTTGCACGCCAGGCTGAGGTGTTTGCCGCTTTCACTGAGTACGCCGATTATCAAGCGGGGCGATTGCTTGAAGCGATTGATGACCTTGGTGAGCTCGACAATACACTCGTGTTCTACATAAGCGGTGACAATGGAACGAGTTCAGAGGGAAACCAAACTGGTCATTGGAACTGGGGCCACTTTCTCAATGGAGTACCTGAAACCACAGAGGAGCAGTTGGAGTACTTGGATGAATGGGGAGGCCCAACCACGTATGCACACATGGCGGTTGGATGGGCCATCGCTTTCGACGCACCGTTTGCCTTTACAAAGCAGGTAGCAGGTGACTTTGGAGGAACACGAAACGGCACAGTGGTCCACTGGCCCTCTGGAATCAAAGCGAAAGGCGAATTGCGCGAACAATTCACACACGTTATCGATGTTGTGCCCACGATCTTAGAAGCAACCGGTATCCCCGAGCCAGAAATGGTGGATGGAGTGACGCAGATACCCATACAGGGTACCAGCATGATGTATAGCTTCGACAACGCGAATGCTCCCGAAAGGCATACTACGCAATACTTCGAGGTGGTGGGTAACCGAGGGCTTTATCAGGACGGCTGGCTGGCTCGTACCACTGTAAAGCTGCCTTGGGAGTCAGAAAAAATGAACAGCGTGGCTGCCGACGATGGCTGGGAGCTCTACAATACGCTTGCCGACTTCAGCTTGACTAATAACCTCGCGGATGAATATCCGGAAAGATTGGCGAGCATGAAGGCAACTTTCATGAAGGAGGCCGTGGCCAATCAGGTATTGCCTTTAGATGACCGATTGCTAGAGCGCCTGTTACCGTCTGTAGCTGGCAGACCGACGATGATGGGTGAGCGCACTGAACTGGATCTTTACCCGGGTTCATGGGACCTTGTTGAAGATTCAATACTCAGCTTCAAGAATGTTTCTAGTTCGGTGATAGCCGATTTGAGCGTGAGCAAAGATTTGAAGGCAGATGGCGTCATTATCGCGCAGGGTAGTCGATTCGGTGGTTGGTCGTTTTATATCGAGGACGGCTACCCATGCTATACCTACAACAATCTAGGAGACCTGGTTACGGTAAAAAGCAAGCGTCGACTGCCTCCGGGTGACTCTGAGATGCGGCTGGACATCGATTATGATGGCGGCGGCGCCGGCAAGGGCGCGTTGATGAAACTATCAGTAAACGGCAAGGTTATGGCAACGGAGCGGCTGGAGAGCACCGTGGCTTCTAGGTTTTCTATTGATGAAGGGACGGACGTTGGTATGGACCGAGGATCACCGGTCATTCAGCGCCAGTTGAATGACCGTCGTTTCAGTGCGTTCAATGGCACCATTAATAAGGTAACGCTGGCAATCTACCCCGATTAG
- a CDS encoding aspartate:alanine exchanger family transporter — MNVAIGVLDWLIKILEAQHVLLLFSLLAIGYVIGRLSFKGFSLGPVAGVLFAGILFGHEGLRLSGDAQALGFALFIFSVGYQAGPRFFSALRADGLKYFCLALIVAITSAFVALTASRLLHLEPGVSAGLLAGGLTSSPTLAAAQDAVRDGSVALPSGYSVDRMVENIASAYAITYIFGLTALITIIRYLPRVLHIDLELECRRFDEVTKVSAKPVNITTRRYRVENEDFTQLSVGQLREKFSERTPVATVIREGEIVVMDSKDSLQIGDLVELIGPRELFATKAHEIGPELPLEWDIVEEQESRIVVVTNADAYGKNLSELDIPKTFRVVVRKIFRQGVELPHNPSLELKKGDVLHVVGSKQNLVKAGTFMGYVESDVHETDMLTFAVGISAGVFIGMLSIHLGGLGIGLGNAGGLLTSGLIIGYVRSVRPTFGRLPEATSWWLMEFGLLLFMAGVGLQAGGSFIDTLMSSGPVLVVAGITITVVPVITAFFIGKHLLKLNPAILMGALTGAMTSGASLSVVTAQAKSTVPAIGYAGTYAFGNVLLMVAGPMMLLLS, encoded by the coding sequence ATGAATGTAGCAATCGGAGTGCTTGATTGGCTGATCAAAATACTGGAAGCGCAGCACGTGCTGTTGTTGTTCTCGTTGCTGGCGATTGGTTATGTCATCGGCCGATTGAGCTTTAAAGGGTTTTCCCTTGGTCCAGTGGCTGGTGTGCTGTTTGCGGGTATCCTATTCGGACATGAAGGCCTGCGGTTGTCCGGTGATGCTCAGGCACTGGGTTTTGCGCTTTTCATTTTTTCTGTGGGATATCAGGCAGGGCCGCGCTTTTTTAGTGCATTGAGAGCAGACGGGCTGAAGTACTTTTGTTTGGCACTGATAGTAGCCATTACTTCAGCGTTCGTCGCTCTCACTGCGTCGCGATTGTTACACCTGGAGCCAGGAGTCTCTGCGGGGCTTCTGGCCGGAGGCCTTACCAGCTCACCCACTCTTGCCGCAGCGCAGGATGCTGTGCGTGACGGCAGTGTCGCTTTACCCAGTGGCTATTCTGTCGATCGTATGGTCGAAAATATCGCCAGTGCCTATGCAATCACCTATATCTTCGGCCTGACCGCGCTAATAACAATTATCCGGTATCTCCCAAGAGTCCTGCATATAGACCTCGAGCTAGAGTGCCGTCGTTTCGATGAAGTTACTAAAGTATCTGCAAAACCAGTGAACATCACGACCAGACGCTATCGAGTGGAGAATGAGGACTTCACTCAACTCAGCGTAGGTCAACTTCGTGAAAAGTTCAGTGAGCGCACCCCAGTAGCTACCGTGATTAGAGAAGGCGAGATTGTCGTGATGGATAGTAAAGATAGCCTCCAAATTGGTGACCTCGTAGAACTGATCGGGCCCAGGGAGTTATTCGCGACAAAAGCGCATGAGATCGGGCCGGAACTGCCATTGGAGTGGGATATCGTCGAAGAACAAGAGTCTCGAATTGTAGTCGTGACCAATGCGGACGCTTATGGCAAAAACCTATCTGAACTGGATATACCGAAAACCTTCAGGGTAGTTGTCCGCAAAATTTTTAGGCAAGGCGTCGAACTTCCTCACAATCCTTCGCTGGAGCTAAAAAAAGGAGACGTTTTACATGTAGTCGGAAGTAAACAGAATCTTGTGAAGGCCGGAACTTTTATGGGTTATGTTGAAAGCGACGTGCATGAAACCGATATGCTTACCTTCGCGGTTGGGATCTCAGCAGGCGTGTTTATTGGAATGCTCTCCATTCATCTGGGAGGCCTTGGAATAGGTCTAGGCAACGCAGGAGGGCTGCTCACATCGGGCCTTATCATCGGCTATGTTCGCAGTGTGAGGCCAACTTTCGGACGCTTGCCTGAGGCGACGAGTTGGTGGCTTATGGAGTTTGGGCTCTTGTTGTTCATGGCCGGGGTAGGGCTGCAGGCAGGGGGGAGTTTCATAGACACCTTGATGTCGTCCGGCCCTGTGCTGGTTGTAGCGGGTATTACAATCACGGTTGTTCCGGTGATCACAGCCTTCTTCATAGGGAAGCACCTGCTAAAATTGAATCCTGCCATCCTGATGGGTGCCTTAACCGGCGCGATGACTAGCGGTGCCTCACTTAGTGTTGTCACCGCGCAAGCGAAAAGCACGGTTCCTGCCATTGGTTATGCTGGAACCTATGCGTTTGGTAACGTTCTGCTTATGGTAGCGGGACCTATGATGTTGCTTCTGAGCTAG
- a CDS encoding DUF5993 family protein: MALLFALFFTSGILALKGRSKQSLTLAYLSLLVTAAWFLHHAQDELAILL; this comes from the coding sequence ATGGCGCTACTTTTTGCTCTATTTTTTACATCCGGCATACTCGCCCTAAAAGGACGGAGCAAACAGTCACTCACACTCGCCTATCTATCACTTTTAGTGACGGCAGCGTGGTTTTTACACCATGCGCAGGACGAGTTGGCGATTTTACTATGA
- a CDS encoding disulfide bond formation protein B, with the protein MINAVTNHKIRQLNALGLIAIGLTLVYAFSDQLLHGELPCPLCLLQRVAFAAVCIGLMLNVIVGPKPAHYGFSIIAAVAGAAFALRQISLHVIPGTPGYGAPFLGFHFYTWAFVLFTIIVIGLALLSSLPAQYEDSQGPLSWKELPAISKTAVAATLLLIALNAMAAFALCGPGVCPDDPASYWLGRAE; encoded by the coding sequence ATGATCAACGCTGTGACTAACCATAAAATTCGCCAGCTCAATGCTCTGGGGCTGATCGCAATAGGGCTGACCCTTGTTTATGCTTTTTCCGATCAATTGCTGCATGGCGAGCTGCCCTGCCCTCTGTGCCTTCTGCAACGAGTCGCGTTCGCAGCAGTCTGTATAGGCCTTATGCTGAACGTCATAGTCGGACCTAAACCCGCACATTATGGCTTTTCAATTATTGCAGCCGTTGCTGGTGCAGCTTTTGCATTGCGACAGATCAGTCTTCATGTGATACCCGGCACACCGGGGTACGGGGCACCATTTCTGGGATTTCACTTTTACACCTGGGCATTCGTCCTTTTTACTATCATTGTGATCGGGCTTGCATTATTAAGCAGTCTTCCTGCGCAATATGAAGACTCGCAAGGCCCACTTTCCTGGAAGGAACTACCTGCTATTTCCAAAACCGCTGTTGCGGCGACACTGCTTCTAATTGCATTGAACGCGATGGCAGCCTTTGCACTATGTGGTCCAGGTGTTTGTCCCGACGATCCTGCCAGCTACTGGTTGGGCCGGGCTGAATAG
- a CDS encoding DUF11 domain-containing protein has product MTMVEQKPASKNIPHLLAIYLGAMFWCVSAQLASAAPALSITKDASSNIVQTGSQLIYFLEIANTGTSAAIDVVVQDTLGPEVDFVAATGGGTSVTDAFNNTFVEWSFPSIGPGQTLSLSIITTVVAPLLANWDNSASVQGQGVGPINSNTVSIINLQAPDLEITKAVNRSNANVGDRLIYTLTYNNAGPTPATNVTLIDSLPAALEPSSITATGGGTVSGSEVVWSLSDLAPGQSGAVSISATVGLVPDGTEIQNQAQLNSQESVQASLSNIVVTRVRSNTSLVADASSLPNNPRPGDIVQFTTEIVNQTSTAAENVVIRADVPQNTSYVSNLGGGALSANSVTWNIGTLGPQQSTSVVLSVELSNSLSNGDSVEFEASFDFSNGPEGGSGLIIFVSEQPELNLTKTASRSLVAAAAGQEIVYTLDYSNTGSEEPGAQLIDYLPTQTQLVSATGNYIQTGNRVSWNLGSLPSNVNGSESLTVLVLSPASGSILKNVAELDAQLGLPVTASANVTVSNLPQLRVVKTADVAVVEPGGEITYSIDFENTGALPADGVVVADILPAGTRFSRCSDNCVQEMGAQTWQVGRLPPGQAASVTLTVVADPGAANGTIIANNASIKSDSSPTALSPLVETVVLIDGENPRPARVDTLATVFMLLLVVCTGFIGARTAKHSNSGVR; this is encoded by the coding sequence ATGACGATGGTTGAGCAAAAGCCTGCCAGCAAGAACATACCGCATCTGCTTGCAATCTACCTAGGCGCCATGTTTTGGTGTGTGTCTGCCCAATTGGCTAGCGCTGCTCCGGCGCTATCTATTACCAAAGACGCTTCGTCGAACATTGTTCAAACTGGATCTCAACTAATCTACTTCCTTGAAATAGCGAACACAGGCACCTCTGCTGCTATCGATGTTGTTGTGCAGGATACTCTTGGCCCAGAAGTTGATTTTGTTGCAGCAACAGGCGGTGGCACCTCTGTGACTGACGCTTTTAACAACACGTTCGTAGAGTGGAGCTTTCCCTCGATCGGGCCGGGCCAGACTCTTTCGCTGAGTATCATTACTACGGTTGTAGCACCATTGTTGGCGAATTGGGATAATTCGGCCAGTGTCCAAGGCCAAGGTGTTGGCCCGATCAACTCCAACACTGTCTCTATCATTAATCTTCAAGCCCCTGACCTTGAAATAACTAAAGCCGTTAACAGGAGCAATGCCAATGTTGGTGACAGGTTGATCTACACCTTGACCTATAACAACGCTGGTCCGACCCCCGCAACGAATGTTACGTTGATCGACAGCCTCCCCGCCGCCCTCGAGCCATCATCAATCACTGCAACCGGTGGCGGTACGGTGTCAGGCAGTGAGGTCGTATGGTCGCTGTCAGACCTCGCCCCTGGCCAATCGGGAGCAGTTAGCATTTCTGCGACGGTTGGCCTTGTTCCGGACGGAACAGAGATACAAAATCAAGCTCAACTGAATAGTCAGGAGAGTGTCCAAGCTAGTCTGAGTAATATTGTTGTAACTAGAGTCAGGAGCAATACATCACTTGTCGCGGATGCTTCTTCTCTGCCAAATAACCCGCGGCCTGGTGATATAGTGCAGTTTACTACCGAAATCGTTAATCAGACGTCCACAGCGGCTGAGAATGTTGTGATCAGGGCGGACGTACCACAAAACACAAGTTACGTGTCGAACCTCGGTGGGGGTGCATTAAGCGCAAATTCCGTGACATGGAATATTGGAACACTGGGCCCTCAACAATCCACCTCTGTGGTGCTTTCGGTAGAGCTTAGCAATAGCCTGAGCAATGGAGACTCGGTCGAGTTTGAAGCAAGCTTTGATTTTAGCAACGGGCCAGAGGGCGGCTCGGGTCTGATCATATTTGTCTCAGAACAACCGGAATTAAATCTCACAAAAACCGCTTCGAGAAGTTTGGTTGCCGCGGCTGCCGGACAAGAAATTGTCTACACCTTGGATTACTCCAATACAGGCAGCGAGGAGCCCGGCGCTCAGCTGATAGACTACCTACCAACACAAACGCAATTAGTCTCAGCAACTGGTAACTACATCCAGACTGGCAACAGAGTTAGCTGGAACCTCGGTAGCCTGCCGTCCAATGTCAATGGCTCGGAATCCTTGACTGTTCTAGTACTAAGCCCTGCGAGCGGCAGTATTTTGAAGAACGTGGCAGAACTGGACGCCCAGCTTGGGTTGCCGGTAACGGCCTCAGCAAATGTCACCGTGTCAAACCTGCCTCAGCTTAGAGTTGTGAAAACAGCCGATGTCGCTGTTGTTGAGCCAGGCGGTGAGATCACCTATTCAATCGACTTCGAGAATACTGGCGCGCTTCCGGCAGATGGCGTTGTTGTCGCGGACATCCTTCCCGCTGGCACACGATTTAGTCGCTGTAGTGATAATTGTGTTCAAGAAATGGGCGCGCAAACCTGGCAGGTAGGCAGGCTCCCCCCGGGACAGGCTGCGTCAGTTACTCTCACCGTTGTGGCTGACCCGGGGGCTGCCAACGGTACAATTATAGCCAACAACGCCTCTATTAAGAGCGACAGTTCACCCACTGCATTGTCACCGCTTGTAGAAACTGTTGTCCTCATCGATGGAGAAAATCCACGTCCGGCGCGCGTAGACACTCTTGCTACAGTCTTCATGTTGCTATTGGTGGTTTGCACCGGATTCATAGGGGCCCGGACTGCGAAGCACTCTAACAGCGGAGTCAGGTAG
- a CDS encoding amidohydrolase — MAVTLNVKEQDLAAASVYHNGDVLTMAGEKPVVAAAVVEKNGSIVFIGELDEAKKHAGSDAAYVDLAGATLMPGFIEPHLHPSLAAVMLQNEIIAPYDWKLPSGVKRGVTGQEGFRNRITESIAENAQPDEMYFIWGFHQLWHGSLSREVLNQIAGDQPVGVIHRSFHEIYLNDAAIGQLGIIEEDFAANPQVNWEKGHFYEGGWLALVPTMAPAMLQPEKYLQGLAVMSQILQKNGITTIAEPGFPSSNFELEFALLKSEMENEPPYDVYLIPSGTQLYAMKGGNKEAMAFIEGLAISDDFRTKNIQFLPKQVKLFADGAIYSQLMQMVDGYTDGHEGEWMTPLPLFAEQVKMYWDNGYKIHVHANGDLGQQMVIHNVSRLQKDNPRADHRFTLHHMGYFTAAMADQMAAIGMEASVNPYYLWALADKYAEHGLGNKRAENLVALKLLVEREIPLSFHSDFSMAPVEPLTLAWTAVNRTTSQGTKMSQDQRISVYDALRAITIDAARALNLEAEIGSLETGKVANFTILAENPLNVDPMRLKDVEVKAVVHRGALHYNSRR, encoded by the coding sequence ATGGCTGTGACGTTGAATGTAAAGGAGCAAGACCTTGCTGCGGCTTCGGTCTATCACAATGGCGATGTGCTAACTATGGCGGGGGAGAAGCCTGTCGTTGCCGCGGCAGTCGTTGAGAAAAATGGGAGCATCGTTTTTATCGGTGAGCTAGATGAGGCGAAAAAACACGCTGGCAGCGATGCGGCTTACGTTGACCTCGCGGGCGCAACACTAATGCCCGGTTTCATTGAGCCCCATTTGCATCCATCTCTAGCCGCCGTGATGCTCCAGAATGAGATTATCGCCCCCTACGACTGGAAGCTCCCATCCGGCGTCAAAAGAGGGGTGACAGGCCAAGAGGGCTTTCGCAACCGAATTACAGAGTCTATTGCGGAGAATGCCCAGCCTGATGAAATGTACTTCATATGGGGTTTTCACCAGTTATGGCATGGCTCGTTATCCAGAGAAGTTCTTAATCAAATTGCAGGAGATCAGCCCGTCGGAGTTATCCATCGATCGTTTCACGAAATCTACCTGAACGACGCTGCGATAGGACAACTTGGGATCATAGAGGAGGACTTTGCTGCGAATCCGCAGGTCAACTGGGAGAAAGGTCATTTCTATGAAGGCGGTTGGCTTGCGTTGGTGCCAACTATGGCTCCAGCTATGTTGCAGCCAGAAAAGTATCTTCAGGGACTTGCGGTAATGTCTCAGATACTGCAAAAGAATGGCATTACGACGATCGCAGAGCCGGGTTTTCCGAGCTCAAACTTTGAACTTGAGTTTGCCCTGCTGAAATCAGAGATGGAGAATGAACCACCTTATGATGTGTATCTAATCCCGAGCGGAACGCAGTTGTATGCCATGAAGGGCGGCAACAAGGAAGCAATGGCGTTCATCGAAGGCCTCGCGATCAGTGACGACTTTCGCACGAAAAACATCCAATTCCTTCCTAAGCAGGTAAAGCTATTTGCCGATGGGGCTATATATTCTCAGTTAATGCAGATGGTAGATGGCTATACCGACGGCCACGAGGGTGAGTGGATGACCCCGCTTCCGCTGTTCGCCGAGCAGGTGAAAATGTATTGGGACAACGGCTACAAGATTCATGTGCATGCAAATGGTGACCTGGGCCAGCAGATGGTTATTCACAATGTCTCGCGCCTACAGAAAGACAACCCTCGTGCAGACCACCGTTTTACTCTACACCATATGGGCTACTTTACGGCAGCAATGGCGGATCAGATGGCCGCTATTGGTATGGAGGCATCAGTGAACCCCTACTATTTGTGGGCTTTGGCTGACAAATATGCCGAACACGGTTTGGGAAATAAGCGCGCAGAGAATCTCGTGGCACTTAAACTACTGGTAGAACGAGAAATTCCATTGTCTTTTCATTCGGACTTTTCCATGGCGCCCGTAGAACCCTTGACACTTGCCTGGACCGCAGTCAACCGTACGACATCGCAGGGTACCAAGATGTCTCAGGATCAACGGATTTCGGTATATGATGCACTGCGCGCGATCACCATCGACGCCGCGCGAGCCCTTAATCTGGAAGCTGAGATCGGGTCTCTCGAGACCGGTAAGGTGGCTAATTTCACCATTTTGGCTGAAAACCCACTGAATGTTGATCCGATGCGTTTGAAGGACGTCGAAGTGAAGGCTGTCGTGCACAGGGGGGCGCTTCACTATAACTCAAGAAGATAG